In Salarias fasciatus chromosome 13, fSalaFa1.1, whole genome shotgun sequence, the sequence CGGGACACGGCTGCTCAGTCACCCAACGATGGAACCATCATCCTGCAAACATGAGCATCAGTTCATGTAGCACATGAGCAACGTGAAGGTGAGAAACACGCCGGGGCTGAAATTATTCAAACATGAGTCAAGTTAATCGTCACATCAGTTGGCAGGCTTATAGTATTAAACTGGTGGAGGTGGGACTGACTGAAAGAACGGCGTGGCGCAGTGCTCCAGAGGCATCCGCTTATAACGCAGCTTCCTCAGGTCCCGGCGGCTCAACTTGCCGTCTTTGTTTCTATCCAGTAAGGTGAATCTTTCCTGAATAAAAAGATTAAAGATGCAGAAATTTAAGAGcaaaaaagcagacaaaaagCAGGTTGTTCCACTCAGCATTGTTCCACTAATAATTCCGTATTTAGCAAAGAGGATGGTGGTCttattgaagaaaaacaaacttgctTGCCTTTATCAAGAGAAATAACTTTTGCCAGGTTGAACTGAAATAATATCATAGCATTGCAAACAAACTGATCATAGCCTGAGGTACACCTGTTAAATCAGTGGCTGGCTATCGTGTTGTCAGGATTTCACATCACAGCAAGCTTCTACATTTAAAAGTCAGAGATTACTCACCAAAAACTGAGCATCAAATGAAgaatatactttttttaaaactgacttTAATAAACAGGAAATTGGAAATGTGCTGCCTGATTTCTTCAAAGTCAGCATTTTGGCTTGAACGGCTGGCATGGACAGACCATGTGTAATATCAATGTTATCAATATGCTGATGGTTTGAGTGGACATCTTAGGAACAGTAAGACAAGAAATACAGAACTCCTgtggaaaatgaacaaaaacacataataaaaataaaagtgtatCAGTTTTCATAGCATGAAAAAAGTACATGGGGCTTCATATAATTCCCATGAGGACAGGAGATCATTGTCGGTGATATTAAGTTATCCTTCTATTCACCATCTTATTGAATAATTTAGTGATTATTGACCAAATCCTATTTATACATGCTGTTCTTGAGAGGCGCTGCCTCGGCCTCGGCCTGCGGACAGCCGCACCACAAGCAACATGAGAACTCGCCACTTACAGTAGGTTGTTAACATCGATCAGTCACCAGAGAGGGCAGTTTGTACACTGGCATGGAAGAGGGAGTCCGGTGTGAAAAACAACTTTATGCTGGGTGTTGGATTACTCATGGAGTGAAACTGATCCCTCGGTATATTCTTCTACCGGATATGGTTTCATCAGCACAGCATTTTGTTGTGGATATTGATCTTATGTGCATCCTCAGTAGGTGAGGTCATGGTCGATCCTAAATCCTGCTGGATTATCTCCTGGGTCTGTCTTGCTGCTTGTCAGTGAAGTGTGAGCTACCTGTGCCAGCTGTGTCCTCTGGGCGTGGCTGAGGCAGCTCTGGGttggagcagcaggtgtgtaTGACCTCCCCATTCGACTCAAGAGCAGAAACCAGTCCAGGAGGCGGTATGGAAACTGGCCTAACTCCTCTTCGCTGCATTTCGCCTTAGGGACTGATCAAGAGGGACAACAAAGCAGGGTTGGACAGCAACAGTAGGAAAAAATTGTGCCTATTATCACAAGCTGTTGGTATTTACCCTGACAGGGTCCCGCGTGAGCCAGTCCGGTGCAGCGCCTCTTTCTGCAGGCCTCTTTATGAAGCAAACACTCGTTCCCATAGGTCTTTCCCACAACGCTGCACACTGGTGCCATCTGCCTGATTGCACAAGCCAGTGCCCAAAATGCAAAACTGTGATTTTGgatgcaaacatgcaaacaaactgCTCCACCTtatggtttcattaaaaaggcctgtttgattttaaaatgccaatataaaaaaaaaaaatcagccttcAATGATGATGAATGCTTTGAGCAGAGGATGTGATGGCTGTGTAGGTATAAGCACTCCAGCAGTTCAGATCTGACTGTAGCTTTTATCCAGAGACACTTTCTAAAGTTAATAGGTGACTTTGAATAATATTTATCCGCAAATGTTTGCATGCGATTTGTATGTTTCTACATATAAGGGCAGGTTAGATGCTCTGAGGTTTTTACCGAGGACAGGACTGAGGGCAGACACACTTTGGGATGGAGACTCCGTTTTGTTGAACAACCTGGCACCAAGAGCCTTTTGGATTCCGGCATTTCAGCAGCTCACAaagtttttctgaaacaaggaaaacaaaatcCTTTTCAATTTTCCACCTTTacgtctgtgttttccttctgtgaTTACAGGAGCTTTTGAACTAATGAAAGGTGTTTTTAAAGACACATTCATATAAATTGGCTCACACAGGGCTTTATTTAAGATGATGAACTGTCATAGACATGTTGACAGGGGTGTAAAGTAAATACATGAAGGGcctggacaaaaaaatgaatgagtgagtgcAAAGTGTTTTATAATCATGTCTGAAATGATCTTAATGTGCATGTGCTTCAAAATGGAAAGGGGTGTGCAGAGAAGAacatctttaatttttttaaagacataaaTCATATTTTTGACACAAACCATGCTTGCAATTTAACCATTTAACATCCCGTTGAGATCTTCATAATAATATAGGAAAAGCCATTTTGCTGCAGTATTTTTTAGGTTTTGTCATGATCTTAAGTTACTGCAATATTGTtgcctgttcttttttttttattttgaggatGCTCTTGTAGTCGTGGGTGATTCCATGACTGATGGCATAAATGCTGTTTTCTGACAGCCAAAATGACTCATTTAACTTGCATGCAGCTAAAAGAAATGTCTCCATTCTGCATAGACTTACCTGGGTCTACTCTGCCGACGTATGGTCTCAGgctctcctctgctttcctctGTCTGCGCTGGGCTCTGCCTccctgaaccacacacacagggaagaGTTTGACTTTACTATTACACTTTGACAGCAGATGAAaggattgtgtgtttttatgtcacTCCAGCGGCATCTAAGGAATGCACAGAACTCATGTACAAAAAAACCCCTCCTTCGTGCTAAACCTACTGGCTCTTATCTagatcatcaaaaaaaaaatcacagcatcTTGAAGTGAGAGAACTGTCTCTAATGAAAAGCATAATCTGAAGCCACAGTAAAAAATGATGTGCATTCTGCTTCACATTTATCTCCTCTTATTGCCTCAAATCCAATCTTAAATTTCCTAGAAACTTTGTAGTCCCTGCCAAATCCACATCTGCCCCCAGAAGTCCTCCCAGATCAAATGTGAAACAGGTGAAGCCAAACAGTGGAGCCACATGTCTATAACAGAGGAACCGCTTTATTAACACCGAGGACCAGATAAACCTATGACTGGAAGAGCAAAAGTTGAGGTTCAGACATTGTAAATTCTCACAGCTTAAAACAGTCTCAAAGTAGAATCAAACCCAGTTTCTACTGTGTGTTTAAAATCACTGCCTCACAATTAAACCATGTGGGAAACTTCGACTTACCATGGCTGTATGAATTTGAAGACttgggaggaaaaacaaggcAGCCATCAAGACCTGGTTCATGTTCATGATATCCACGGAACTTCAAGAAGAAACTGACACAACAGCAAGATCAATCGATTCTGAGTTTCACTCAGTGAGAAACCTGTTTCCAGCAGAATCATCCTCCACTCAAATTTCAGTGACAAtcaatggaaaataaaaacaaagtgcagAAAAGTCTAAATCCAGTAAATCCACCCAGCTCTAGTAATTATTGGCCAAATGATTCAGTTTCCTTTGTCACTCTCACTGCTGTGGTGTATTTTACAGATTATTACTGATATTCAGTTTCAAGTCCTTCCATTACTGTAGCAGGAAACAAAGCAGCTCGTTGAGTCTAGAAagctcaaagaaaacacatttccaagagagaggaaacagtggGTTAGATTACACTGAGAGAAAATGCAGCTCTCAGTTGAAGTCAATACAATCTCTCAGGTCATTTTTCTACATACCCCTCTAAcagaatgaaaggaaaaaaaaaaacttacctgGGATCGAGACACTCTTTTCCCTTGTTAGTGCTAAACTTTTCCTTCCACTGAGTGTGTATTTTTCAGTTCAGGCTTAGGGAGTCTTGACTTTTTCTATTTATACGATCCATCAATatatctttttctttcaaataatgccttttttcttttctttcacaaaagGTCCCTGCTGATTGTAGCTGACTGGACTGGCATCTCAACTCAGGCTAGGATGCAGCCGAATGTTGTACAGAAGAAGATCAGGcagaggtgaggagagagaggatgagcTTTTTAGGAGGTGGAGTACTTTTTCACTGAGGCTGGAAGCCGTCCACAGAAAGATTGTACAGGACAGAGAGAACATATGGTCagacgtccacacacacacacacacacacacacacacacacacacacacacacacacacacacacacacacctctgaaaaCAGGAGCTACATGAGAACAAAGTCTGCTCTCTAGTGGCGACAAGGATGAAACTCAACATATggatccattcattcatccattcatccagccaGGGCCGgctcccgaggggggcgccgcggtcgtacaaggggcgccacgacgctctgtgttccgtgtgccccgctgtgcagcggtccgacgcactgcgctcctcttcctcggcgctgcccggcactgatcggtattgttcggcatcgctcc encodes:
- the sparcl2 gene encoding SPARC-like protein 1; protein product: MGRSYTPAAPTQSCLSHAQRTQLAQERFTLLDRNKDGKLSRRDLRKLRYKRMPLEHCATPFFQSCDGDSNRKVTLREWKICLVDRTEAWFQHFMSMEMGSRQLCPSIGENNL